One genomic segment of Occultella kanbiaonis includes these proteins:
- a CDS encoding flagellar hook capping FlgD N-terminal domain-containing protein produces the protein MPISTPIPPVGAAAGAPPTPAAPKQTLDSEVFLELLVTQLRNQDPSSPMDTTQMIQQTTQLASMEQLTSLARLTEESFSLQMRSAAAELLGREVSYLDADGATHTGIASAVSYADQVPTVMVGTERVALDAVSGLTATTDA, from the coding sequence ATGCCCATCTCGACGCCCATCCCACCGGTCGGTGCCGCCGCCGGCGCGCCCCCCACACCGGCCGCGCCGAAGCAGACCCTCGACTCCGAGGTGTTCCTTGAACTGCTGGTCACCCAGCTGCGCAACCAGGACCCGTCCTCGCCGATGGACACCACCCAGATGATCCAGCAGACCACGCAGCTGGCCAGCATGGAGCAGCTCACCTCGCTGGCGCGCCTGACCGAGGAGTCCTTCTCCCTGCAGATGCGATCCGCTGCCGCCGAGCTGCTCGGCCGTGAGGTCAGCTATCTCGACGCGGACGGCGCGACCCACACCGGGATTGCGAGCGCCGTCTCGTACGCCGACCAGGTGCCGACCGTGATGGTCGGCACCGAACGCGTGGCCCTCGACGCCGTCAGCGGCCTCACCGCCACCACCGACGCCTGA
- a CDS encoding flagellar hook-length control protein FliK produces MSAPTFPSTTRPLGPSAGAVPAHPRTDRSGPAFQDVLSAHTATPYEPRNTRPTDRSGHRAESAEPGPGTDATAGLGATPAGPTPAPTPAGPPPAAVPGGTAGAPLGVTPAAAGAPGVIDAATDGAGLAAAADPDGATPAPSAGGGPAGSDGSNGSVGPLGAPSVVAGSATAGHFRAAGAPGNSSTSGTVGAPGTLGAPGTAGGSGTTGGSGTAVAVGTNGGAGTAGTAASPGVAAAPDAVTTAGAAGPLTGATEPGPAGTGAASPNQTAGQPAPVLGDPDSATAGLSRWASAGSDGDTPGAPSVGTAPSGGAPTAGRDPASAPTLTAPLTAPVPNVPVTATASPAVGPSASPWPATAQLLDGLLTLRSTPAGQHTLTINVTPDHLGPIAVRAHIGADGIRIELHTPDAGREALRAILPDLRRDLAAGGLTATLDLDAGPGDHPGAGARADADGDDARRREPAPGPIQAPGPGHAPRPSEAGRAPGRPGGAAALDVLL; encoded by the coding sequence ATGAGCGCACCGACCTTCCCCTCGACCACCCGACCACTCGGACCGTCGGCCGGAGCGGTCCCGGCCCACCCTCGGACCGACCGGTCCGGGCCGGCGTTCCAGGACGTGTTGTCCGCGCACACCGCGACACCGTACGAACCCCGGAACACCCGGCCGACCGACCGGTCCGGTCACCGGGCGGAGTCCGCTGAGCCCGGGCCCGGGACCGACGCGACCGCCGGGCTCGGGGCGACCCCGGCCGGGCCGACTCCGGCGCCGACACCGGCCGGACCACCACCGGCCGCTGTGCCCGGCGGCACGGCCGGCGCCCCGCTCGGAGTGACGCCGGCGGCCGCGGGTGCTCCGGGCGTCATTGACGCCGCGACAGACGGCGCCGGCCTCGCAGCCGCGGCAGACCCCGACGGCGCGACGCCGGCCCCGAGCGCGGGCGGCGGTCCGGCTGGTTCGGACGGTTCCAACGGCTCCGTCGGTCCCCTCGGTGCACCGTCGGTCGTGGCCGGTTCGGCGACGGCCGGGCACTTCCGTGCCGCGGGCGCCCCGGGCAACTCGAGCACCTCAGGCACGGTGGGCGCCCCGGGCACACTGGGCGCCCCGGGCACCGCGGGCGGTTCGGGCACAACGGGCGGTTCGGGCACAGCGGTCGCCGTCGGCACGAACGGCGGCGCCGGCACTGCGGGCACCGCCGCGTCACCGGGCGTCGCCGCCGCACCGGACGCCGTCACCACGGCCGGCGCCGCGGGCCCCCTGACCGGCGCCACCGAGCCGGGTCCGGCGGGCACCGGCGCCGCCTCGCCGAACCAGACCGCCGGACAGCCGGCCCCGGTCCTCGGGGACCCGGACTCGGCGACGGCAGGGCTGAGCCGGTGGGCATCGGCCGGTTCCGACGGCGACACCCCTGGCGCACCCTCCGTCGGCACGGCACCCTCGGGCGGCGCACCCACCGCCGGCCGGGACCCTGCGTCGGCGCCCACCCTGACGGCGCCCCTGACCGCACCGGTGCCCAACGTGCCCGTCACCGCGACGGCGAGCCCCGCCGTCGGGCCGTCCGCGTCACCCTGGCCGGCCACAGCGCAGCTGCTCGACGGCCTCCTCACCCTGCGCTCGACACCGGCAGGGCAGCACACGCTCACGATCAACGTCACCCCGGACCACCTCGGGCCGATCGCCGTCCGGGCCCACATCGGCGCGGACGGGATCCGGATCGAGCTGCACACGCCGGACGCCGGCCGCGAGGCGCTGCGGGCGATCCTCCCGGACCTTCGCCGTGACCTCGCCGCCGGCGGCCTGACCGCCACGCTCGACCTGGACGCCGGACCCGGGGACCACCCGGGCGCGGGCGCCAGGGCCGACGCCGACGGTGACGATGCGCGTCGCCGCGAACCCGCCCCCGGTCCGATCCAGGCTCCCGGACCCGGCCACGCCCCACGCCCGTCCGAGGCCGGCCGAGCGCCCGGTCGCCCCGGCGGAGCCGCCGCACTCGACGTCCTGCTCTGA
- a CDS encoding FliI/YscN family ATPase, with amino-acid sequence MTATLRPHPARFARALRAARPERVGVVTSAVGLGLEIAGLEAPIGELVTVGEGPTAVHAEVVAATSAGVRCMPLGRMTGLVAGAPARTRGTGILVPTGAGLFGRVLDGLGRPIDGRGPLTHVRHVPVANSAPAPLDRARVAEPLSLGVRVLDTLTSVGRGQRLGLFAGSGVGKSSLLSMVARGTEAEVSVIALVGERGREVREFLEDDLGPEGLARSVVVVATSDEPALVRLRAAFVATRIAESFRDGGAHVMLMMDSLTRVAMAQREIGLSVGEPPATRGYPPSTFSLLAELLERAGTAAQGSVTGIYTVLVDGDDHNEPIADSARSILDGHVVLDRKLAVAGHFPSVDPLASISRLANRVTAPQQRADATTLRRVLAARAAARDLLDVGAYQRGANPLVDAALEHAGQIDAFLLQELSEAAPADDSWARLAGLARALGGAR; translated from the coding sequence ATGACCGCGACCCTGCGGCCACACCCGGCTCGCTTCGCCCGCGCGCTGCGGGCCGCACGGCCGGAGCGGGTCGGCGTGGTCACCAGCGCGGTCGGTCTCGGTCTCGAGATCGCCGGGCTGGAGGCGCCCATCGGAGAGCTGGTCACCGTGGGCGAGGGCCCGACGGCGGTGCACGCCGAGGTGGTCGCGGCCACCTCCGCGGGGGTGCGGTGCATGCCGCTCGGCCGGATGACCGGTCTGGTCGCCGGCGCTCCCGCGCGGACGCGCGGGACCGGGATCCTGGTGCCCACCGGTGCGGGCCTGTTCGGCCGGGTCCTGGACGGCCTTGGCCGACCGATCGACGGCCGCGGACCGCTCACCCACGTGCGGCACGTGCCGGTCGCGAACTCGGCGCCGGCGCCGCTCGACCGTGCCCGGGTGGCCGAGCCGCTGAGCCTGGGGGTCCGCGTCCTGGACACCCTGACCAGCGTCGGGCGTGGTCAGCGGCTCGGGCTGTTCGCCGGCTCCGGCGTCGGGAAGTCATCGCTGCTGTCCATGGTGGCGCGTGGCACCGAGGCCGAGGTCTCGGTGATCGCGCTGGTCGGTGAACGTGGACGTGAGGTCCGGGAGTTCCTCGAGGACGATCTCGGTCCGGAGGGTCTGGCTCGATCCGTGGTGGTCGTGGCCACGTCCGACGAGCCCGCGCTGGTGCGGCTGCGCGCCGCGTTCGTGGCGACCCGGATCGCCGAGTCGTTCCGGGACGGCGGCGCCCACGTGATGCTGATGATGGACTCCCTGACCCGGGTCGCCATGGCGCAGCGGGAGATCGGGCTGTCCGTGGGCGAGCCGCCGGCCACCCGTGGCTACCCGCCGTCGACCTTCTCACTGCTGGCCGAACTCCTGGAGCGCGCCGGCACTGCGGCGCAGGGGTCCGTGACGGGCATCTACACGGTGCTCGTCGACGGCGACGACCACAACGAGCCGATCGCGGACTCGGCCCGGTCCATCCTGGACGGGCACGTGGTGCTCGACCGCAAGCTCGCCGTGGCCGGCCACTTCCCCTCGGTCGACCCGCTCGCCTCGATCAGCCGGCTCGCGAACCGGGTCACGGCGCCGCAGCAACGTGCCGACGCCACCACCCTGCGCCGGGTGCTCGCCGCCCGTGCCGCCGCGCGCGACCTGCTGGACGTGGGTGCCTATCAGCGCGGCGCGAACCCGCTCGTTGACGCCGCCCTCGAGCACGCCGGCCAGATCGACGCGTTCCTGCTCCAGGAACTGTCCGAGGCCGCCCCGGCCGACGATTCGTGGGCCCGGCTCGCCGGGCTCGCCCGAGCGCTGGGAGGCGCCCGATGA
- the fliN gene encoding flagellar motor switch protein FliN, with product MSTTTAPTATLDAAAALTALLPMPVSGVEIRPDDLAADGAATAYLASFVGATSADVALVLTDELPTDGVVSGADVLRPALEAATATLGAGILSDVTEGDAGDLLATPDVAVYDLNAPDGRTLGWFAIRLRPNARQAARQGTVDATGSRPGRIGRINDVEMTLTVEIGRTRMSVRDVLDLEPGGVIELDRSAGAPADLLLNGRLIAHGEVVVVDQDYAIRVTQILDATEAH from the coding sequence ATGAGCACGACCACCGCACCCACCGCCACCCTCGACGCCGCCGCGGCCTTGACCGCGCTGCTGCCGATGCCCGTGTCGGGGGTCGAGATCCGGCCCGACGACCTCGCCGCCGACGGAGCCGCCACCGCGTACCTGGCCTCGTTCGTCGGTGCCACCTCCGCGGACGTGGCCCTCGTCCTCACCGACGAACTGCCCACCGACGGCGTGGTCTCCGGCGCCGACGTACTGCGCCCCGCGCTCGAGGCCGCGACCGCCACGCTCGGCGCCGGGATCCTCTCGGACGTCACCGAGGGCGACGCCGGCGACCTGCTCGCCACGCCGGACGTCGCGGTCTACGACCTGAACGCCCCGGACGGTCGCACGCTCGGCTGGTTCGCGATCCGGCTCCGCCCGAACGCCCGCCAGGCCGCGCGCCAGGGCACCGTGGACGCGACGGGCTCGCGCCCGGGCCGCATCGGCCGGATCAACGACGTGGAGATGACGCTCACCGTGGAGATCGGCCGCACCCGGATGAGCGTGCGGGACGTGCTGGACCTGGAGCCCGGCGGTGTCATCGAGCTCGACCGCTCCGCCGGCGCCCCGGCCGATCTGCTCCTGAACGGTCGGCTGATCGCGCACGGCGAGGTCGTCGTGGTCGACCAGGACTACGCGATCCGCGTCACCCAGATCCTGGACGCGACCGAGGCGCACTGA
- the fliO gene encoding flagellar biosynthetic protein FliO: protein MDSLLLALRVALSLACVLGLMWFAQRRLGRARTRRHGELEVVARQNLGGKAQVVLLEAAGSRFLLGVTEHQVSVLHTTDAPAQPVFEASLARAADDAATDEPTLLPVNALEPAKGWAAGSLLDTGTWKAAAAAVTGRNRAA from the coding sequence ATGGACTCGCTGCTGCTGGCCCTGCGGGTGGCCCTCTCCCTGGCGTGCGTGCTGGGCCTGATGTGGTTCGCCCAGCGCCGCCTCGGTCGGGCCAGGACCCGGCGCCACGGCGAGCTGGAGGTCGTGGCTCGCCAGAACCTGGGCGGCAAGGCGCAGGTGGTCCTGCTGGAGGCCGCGGGCAGCCGGTTCCTCCTCGGCGTCACCGAGCACCAGGTCAGCGTCCTGCACACCACCGACGCACCCGCGCAGCCGGTGTTCGAGGCGTCCCTGGCCCGCGCCGCGGACGACGCCGCCACGGACGAGCCCACCCTGCTGCCGGTGAACGCCCTCGAACCGGCGAAGGGCTGGGCAGCGGGCTCCCTGCTCGACACGGGCACCTGGAAGGCGGCCGCCGCGGCGGTCACCGGTAGGAACCGGGCCGCGTGA
- a CDS encoding flagellar motor protein MotB, with protein MSRARSRTRRGHGDHSGHGEEGADERWLVSYSDMITVLMALFIVMFAISSVDQGKYDELRNALSSGFGQTDLGRLDVAEGVVVPPEMMPDPASAPPPETDTEQAALELASLEQLRDEVAAALAAHGLEGAARLTLDERGLTIGLVTSEMFFEPNRADLTTRAVQVLDAVTPAVVASGYNVSVEGHADHRTGTYPFPTNWELSSGRATQVVRHLIGTGGIGPERIAAVGFGDSRPLADGSDPDALAMNRRVDIVVLSDAPESVRQLLPELLSQES; from the coding sequence ATGAGCCGCGCCCGCAGCCGCACCCGGCGCGGCCACGGCGACCACAGCGGCCACGGCGAGGAGGGCGCCGACGAACGCTGGCTGGTCTCCTACTCGGACATGATCACGGTCCTGATGGCGCTGTTCATCGTGATGTTCGCGATCTCCAGCGTGGACCAGGGCAAGTACGACGAACTCCGGAACGCGCTGTCCTCGGGCTTCGGTCAGACCGACCTCGGCCGGCTCGACGTCGCCGAGGGCGTGGTGGTCCCGCCCGAGATGATGCCCGATCCGGCGTCCGCGCCGCCGCCGGAGACCGACACCGAGCAGGCCGCGCTGGAACTGGCCTCGTTGGAGCAGCTCCGGGACGAGGTCGCGGCCGCTCTCGCCGCCCACGGGCTCGAGGGAGCCGCCCGACTCACCCTCGACGAGCGGGGCCTGACCATCGGCCTGGTCACCTCCGAGATGTTCTTCGAGCCCAACCGGGCCGATCTGACGACTCGGGCCGTGCAGGTCCTTGACGCGGTCACTCCCGCCGTCGTGGCCTCCGGGTACAACGTCTCGGTGGAGGGGCACGCCGACCACCGCACCGGCACCTACCCGTTCCCGACGAACTGGGAGCTCTCCTCCGGTCGCGCCACCCAAGTGGTCCGGCACCTGATCGGCACCGGTGGCATCGGTCCGGAGCGGATCGCGGCCGTCGGGTTCGGCGACTCCCGCCCCCTGGCGGACGGCTCCGACCCCGACGCCCTGGCGATGAACCGACGGGTCGACATCGTGGTGCTCTCGGACGCGCCGGAGTCCGTCCGCCAGTTGCTGCCGGAGCTGCTGTCCCAGGAATCCTGA
- a CDS encoding flagellar hook protein FlgE, with translation MLRSLTSGITGLRAHQQMLDVTGNNIANVNTTGFKAGTIRFQDTLSQMVQNSAGPQAGAGGTNPAQIGLGVQVAGISTTFTQGAAQSTGRASDMMIAGDGFFVVRKGNETLYTRAGAFDFDGAGRLVTTDGSFVRGWAAVNGQVNPTGPLTDITLPVGALASAEATTTATVGGNLPADAEDGTQLVRDVEVYDALGGTRRLSLTFEFTTAGGWTVAGSDGAATAPAQALTFTDGRLTGGGTLTVGGVGVDLTGVTGYAELSSVEVTDVDGRGVGELESFTLSPDGTLIGSFSNGVKEAIGRIALAGFTNPAGLEKAGGSLYRASANSGAAEVGTAAANGLGQLIGGAVEMSNVDLSQEFTNLIVAQRGFQANSRIITTSDQVLEELVNLKR, from the coding sequence ATGCTGCGCTCACTCACCTCCGGAATCACCGGCCTGCGCGCCCACCAGCAGATGTTGGACGTCACCGGCAACAACATCGCCAACGTGAACACCACCGGCTTCAAGGCGGGCACGATCCGGTTCCAGGACACGCTGTCCCAGATGGTGCAGAACTCCGCCGGCCCGCAGGCCGGTGCCGGCGGCACGAACCCGGCCCAGATCGGCCTCGGCGTCCAGGTTGCCGGCATCTCCACGACGTTCACCCAGGGCGCGGCCCAGTCGACCGGACGGGCCTCGGACATGATGATCGCCGGCGACGGGTTCTTCGTGGTCCGCAAGGGCAACGAGACCCTCTACACGCGGGCCGGTGCGTTCGACTTCGACGGCGCGGGCCGGCTCGTCACCACGGACGGTTCTTTCGTGCGGGGCTGGGCCGCCGTGAACGGACAGGTCAACCCGACCGGCCCGCTCACCGACATCACCCTCCCGGTCGGTGCCCTCGCGTCGGCCGAGGCCACCACCACGGCAACCGTGGGCGGCAACCTCCCGGCCGACGCCGAGGACGGGACCCAGCTGGTCCGGGACGTCGAGGTCTACGACGCGCTCGGCGGCACCCGCCGGCTGTCGCTGACGTTCGAGTTCACCACCGCCGGTGGCTGGACCGTCGCCGGGTCAGACGGGGCCGCCACCGCGCCCGCGCAGGCCTTGACGTTCACCGACGGCAGGCTCACCGGCGGCGGCACCCTCACGGTCGGCGGGGTCGGTGTGGACCTGACCGGGGTCACCGGCTACGCCGAGCTCAGCTCGGTCGAGGTCACCGACGTCGACGGCCGCGGCGTGGGCGAACTCGAGTCGTTCACGCTGTCACCCGACGGCACCCTGATCGGGTCGTTCTCGAACGGGGTGAAGGAGGCCATCGGGCGCATCGCCCTGGCCGGCTTCACGAACCCGGCCGGCCTGGAGAAGGCCGGCGGCTCGCTCTACCGGGCGTCCGCCAACTCCGGGGCCGCCGAGGTCGGCACCGCGGCGGCGAACGGTCTCGGGCAGCTCATCGGCGGCGCCGTGGAGATGTCCAACGTGGACCTGTCCCAGGAGTTCACGAACCTGATCGTGGCCCAGCGCGGCTTCCAGGCGAACTCGCGGATCATCACCACCTCCGACCAGGTCCTCGAGGAGCTCGTCAACCTCAAGCGCTGA
- a CDS encoding motility protein A, producing the protein MDPATLIGILLAFGALVGMVTLEGASLTSLLLPAPILLVVGATICVAIAGGTLADAGRALKGAGQAFRGKPVPPARTITTLVELSEKARNDGLLSMESMLEEVDDPFLREAFQAIVDGMDSEELRQLLEDKLDTKSGRDRQVAKFYSDMGGYAPTIGIVGTVVSLVHVLEYLSEPATLGPSIAAAFVATLWGVMTANFLWLPISNRLKRLSDLECDRMTLVIEGALAVQGGCQTRALDERLRALVPDDLPQEKEKAA; encoded by the coding sequence GTGGACCCCGCAACGCTGATCGGCATCCTCCTCGCGTTCGGTGCCCTGGTGGGCATGGTCACGCTGGAGGGTGCGAGCCTCACGTCGCTGCTGCTTCCGGCGCCGATCCTGCTCGTGGTGGGTGCCACCATCTGTGTGGCGATCGCCGGCGGAACGCTCGCGGACGCCGGTCGCGCCCTGAAGGGCGCCGGTCAGGCGTTCCGGGGCAAGCCGGTGCCGCCGGCCCGGACGATCACCACTCTGGTGGAACTGTCCGAGAAGGCGCGCAACGACGGGCTGCTCTCCATGGAGAGCATGCTCGAGGAGGTCGACGACCCGTTCCTGCGGGAGGCGTTCCAGGCGATCGTGGACGGCATGGACTCCGAGGAGCTGCGTCAGCTCCTCGAGGACAAGCTGGACACCAAGTCCGGCCGGGACCGGCAGGTCGCCAAGTTCTACTCCGACATGGGTGGCTACGCCCCCACGATCGGCATCGTCGGCACCGTCGTGTCGCTGGTGCACGTGTTGGAGTACCTGTCCGAGCCGGCCACCCTCGGCCCTTCGATCGCGGCGGCGTTCGTGGCGACCCTCTGGGGCGTGATGACCGCGAACTTCCTCTGGCTGCCGATCTCGAACCGACTCAAGCGTCTGTCCGATCTCGAGTGCGACCGGATGACGCTCGTCATCGAGGGCGCCCTCGCCGTGCAGGGCGGCTGCCAGACCCGCGCCCTGGACGAGCGGCTCCGCGCCCTCGTCCCGGACGACCTTCCGCAGGAGAAGGAGAAGGCGGCATGA
- a CDS encoding flagellar FlbD family protein: protein MIILTRLNGTTFAINPDLVERMHATPDTTLILVDGSKHVVAEALDVVLDRIIDFRAAVVSRARDLPITTDRTQFGLVPPAVAAGPSAPVALRPRKKEDPTWTPQR, encoded by the coding sequence ATGATCATCCTCACGCGCCTGAACGGCACGACCTTCGCGATCAACCCGGACCTGGTCGAACGCATGCACGCCACGCCGGACACCACGCTCATCCTGGTGGACGGCTCCAAGCACGTGGTTGCCGAGGCGCTCGACGTGGTCCTGGACCGGATCATCGACTTCCGGGCCGCCGTGGTCTCCCGGGCGCGGGACCTGCCCATCACCACCGACCGGACGCAGTTCGGGCTCGTGCCACCCGCCGTGGCCGCCGGCCCATCGGCGCCCGTGGCTCTGCGACCCCGCAAGAAAGAGGATCCGACGTGGACCCCGCAACGCTGA
- a CDS encoding flagellar motor switch protein FliM, translating to MAYDFRRPTALAREQSRILELAFETFARQWGTQLTAKVRVRCRVELDQVRLQTYDDYTAGLPTLTTMVLLELPDEAPRAVIQFPVGAALTWIGHMLGATAEQAPDAERELTALEQNLVRRLMSDAVEDLRYSLGDLLDVAPLVRSLRFNAQFAQAAGPNEPMVVAAFTVTFGDRSCPATLALPSAALLPQLGGSVPSIAADSGDLIAGALELVPLEVSVRLAPVPVRPAQILDLTVGDLISVPHPRTRPLDVAVDDRVLATAAVGSTGSRLACVIVTTEESNR from the coding sequence GTGGCGTATGACTTCCGGCGCCCCACGGCGCTGGCAAGGGAGCAGTCACGGATCCTGGAGCTGGCATTCGAGACGTTCGCCCGCCAATGGGGGACACAGCTCACCGCCAAGGTTCGGGTGCGGTGCCGGGTCGAGCTCGACCAGGTCCGCCTGCAGACCTACGACGACTACACCGCGGGCCTGCCCACGCTGACCACGATGGTGCTCCTGGAACTGCCCGACGAGGCGCCGCGCGCGGTGATCCAGTTCCCGGTCGGTGCGGCGCTCACCTGGATCGGGCACATGCTCGGCGCCACCGCGGAGCAGGCTCCCGACGCCGAGCGGGAGCTGACCGCCCTGGAACAGAACCTCGTGCGCCGCCTGATGAGCGACGCCGTCGAGGACCTGCGGTACTCCCTCGGCGACCTGCTCGACGTCGCCCCGCTGGTGCGCTCGCTCCGCTTCAACGCCCAGTTCGCGCAGGCCGCCGGCCCGAACGAACCGATGGTCGTGGCCGCGTTCACGGTCACGTTCGGGGACCGCAGCTGCCCGGCCACGCTGGCGCTGCCCTCGGCGGCCCTGCTGCCCCAGCTCGGCGGGTCCGTCCCGAGCATCGCGGCGGACTCCGGCGATCTGATCGCCGGGGCGCTGGAGCTGGTGCCCCTGGAAGTGTCAGTCCGGCTCGCGCCCGTGCCGGTGCGGCCGGCGCAGATCCTCGACCTCACCGTCGGTGACCTGATCTCCGTCCCCCACCCCCGAACACGTCCCCTGGACGTCGCCGTCGACGATCGGGTGCTCGCCACCGCCGCCGTCGGGTCCACCGGTTCCCGGTTGGCCTGCGTCATCGTCACCACCGAGGAGTCCAACCGATGA
- the fliP gene encoding flagellar type III secretion system pore protein FliP (The bacterial flagellar biogenesis protein FliP forms a type III secretion system (T3SS)-type pore required for flagellar assembly.), which produces MNGAARVRRLVLILLAAVTLTVVVSVLFAGAAHADTAQPSDPTVPTAPAGPAGPGGPDDTSDPAGGVSVSINGPNDAPNGAIVTLLAVTVLAVAPSLLLMMTSFTKIFVVLAMTRNALGLTTVPPNQVLAGLALFLSLFIMAPVLSEINDVALQPYLAGDILVSDAFDLGSGPLREFMLAHTREEDLALMTRAAGAENPETTAMVPLTTLVPAFMISELRAAFIIAFVIFVPFLIIDLVTSAALMSMGMMMLPPVMISLPFKLLLFILVDGWGLIITALVSSYQVT; this is translated from the coding sequence ATGAACGGCGCCGCTCGGGTGCGCCGGCTCGTCCTGATCCTGCTCGCCGCCGTCACCTTGACCGTGGTGGTGTCCGTGCTGTTCGCCGGCGCCGCGCACGCCGACACCGCGCAACCCTCGGATCCGACCGTGCCCACCGCGCCCGCCGGTCCCGCCGGCCCGGGCGGCCCCGACGACACGAGCGATCCCGCGGGCGGTGTCTCGGTGTCCATCAACGGCCCGAACGACGCACCGAACGGCGCGATCGTCACGCTGCTCGCGGTCACGGTGCTGGCCGTCGCGCCGTCGCTGCTGCTCATGATGACGTCGTTCACGAAGATCTTCGTCGTGCTGGCGATGACCCGGAACGCGCTCGGGCTGACCACCGTGCCGCCGAACCAGGTGCTCGCCGGGCTGGCGCTGTTCCTGTCCCTGTTCATCATGGCGCCGGTGCTGAGCGAGATCAACGATGTCGCGCTGCAGCCCTACCTCGCCGGGGACATCCTGGTCAGCGACGCCTTCGACCTCGGCTCTGGCCCGCTGCGCGAGTTCATGCTCGCCCACACCCGCGAGGAGGACCTCGCGCTGATGACCCGGGCCGCCGGTGCCGAGAACCCGGAGACCACCGCGATGGTGCCGCTCACCACGCTCGTGCCCGCGTTCATGATCTCGGAGCTGCGGGCCGCCTTCATCATCGCGTTCGTCATCTTCGTCCCGTTCCTGATCATCGACCTGGTCACGTCCGCTGCCCTGATGAGCATGGGCATGATGATGTTGCCGCCGGTCATGATCTCGCTGCCGTTCAAGCTCCTGCTGTTCATCCTCGTGGACGGCTGGGGCCTGATCATCACGGCCCTGGTGTCCTCCTACCAGGTGACCTGA
- the fliQ gene encoding flagellar biosynthesis protein FliQ — protein MDTSAVLDIAVDALILAAKLCLPILVTALVVGFGISLLQSMTQIQEITLSFVPKAAAVAVALLVCGHWMIAELTTFTTGLFDSIPGLLGGG, from the coding sequence ATGGATACCTCGGCCGTCCTGGACATCGCGGTGGATGCTCTCATCCTCGCCGCGAAGCTCTGCCTACCGATCCTCGTCACCGCCCTGGTGGTCGGGTTCGGGATCTCCCTGCTGCAGTCGATGACGCAGATCCAGGAGATCACCCTCTCCTTCGTGCCGAAGGCCGCCGCCGTGGCTGTCGCGCTCCTGGTCTGCGGGCACTGGATGATCGCCGAGCTGACCACCTTCACCACCGGTCTGTTCGACTCGATCCCCGGGCTCCTGGGCGGCGGGTGA
- a CDS encoding C40 family peptidase, whose amino-acid sequence MTIAMISARIGQIEQTMAQLSATIQAPVVTASASATSATTTATATSTGGLTGATAGADQALFATALATAQAGGTGSADVVPTAPAGTSGTPVTAGTATGADLVTAARKYLGTPYVWGGESLAEGGLDCSGLVQLAMKDLGVDVPRTARAQMTIGTEVASLAQARPGDLIITRGGGHVMIYLGDNQVLHSPRPGQDVQIRDMFETDADITSIRRVLPTGGQDLATAAARDVVTAGSR is encoded by the coding sequence ATGACGATCGCGATGATCTCCGCCCGGATCGGGCAGATCGAGCAGACGATGGCGCAGCTGTCCGCGACGATCCAGGCGCCCGTCGTGACCGCGTCCGCGTCCGCCACCTCGGCGACCACCACGGCGACGGCCACGTCGACGGGCGGGCTCACCGGCGCGACCGCCGGCGCCGACCAGGCGCTGTTCGCCACGGCGCTCGCCACCGCGCAGGCCGGCGGGACCGGTTCGGCTGACGTGGTCCCGACGGCGCCGGCCGGCACGAGCGGGACACCCGTCACCGCCGGCACCGCCACCGGCGCCGACCTCGTCACGGCGGCCCGGAAGTACCTCGGTACCCCCTACGTCTGGGGCGGGGAGTCGCTCGCCGAGGGCGGCCTGGACTGCTCCGGCCTGGTGCAGCTCGCCATGAAGGACCTCGGCGTGGACGTGCCCCGCACCGCCCGAGCGCAGATGACGATCGGCACCGAGGTGGCCTCGCTCGCCCAGGCCCGGCCCGGTGACCTGATCATCACCCGCGGCGGCGGCCACGTGATGATCTACCTCGGCGACAACCAGGTGCTGCACTCCCCGCGGCCCGGGCAGGACGTGCAGATCAGGGACATGTTCGAGACCGACGCGGACATCACCTCGATCCGACGCGTGCTGCCGACCGGCGGGCAGGACCTGGCCACCGCGGCTGCCCGCGACGTGGTGACGGCGGGCTCCCGATGA